The following is a genomic window from Panthera uncia isolate 11264 chromosome B4, Puncia_PCG_1.0, whole genome shotgun sequence.
catGTTAGTGTGTCTGGTTTCTATGGATATTCAGATGTTTGGCCCTGATGCACTAGCTGCAGTAAAACTCGTCGAACATCCAAGTTCCAGTCATCAAGTTTTATCTGAAATTAGGCCACAAGCTGTAGAGCAAGTCCAAACCCAGACCCATGTAGCATCCACCCCAGGTTAGTGTTTTTACATAATGTTTTTTCAGTATGGTTAATGGTGTGTAAGATGTAATACTAAGGATAAATTTAAATATGCAGTACAGGAAACTGATATTGTATAGTGGAATAGGCTAAAGCAGAACTTGAGTGTGAGCTTTAATTTCTTAGATACTATACATTCCAGGAGCAGTAGGACCAATGTAAGTCAGAGGAAGAATAGTATAATAGagtttcaaaaaaacatttagagGAGTGTGAGGGATTAGATATTTACAACTGTGGGAACAAGATGAAGTGCCCCGATGgacttatttgtgatttttattcattGAAAATTAATACACCAAGAATGACCTTATAATTATAATTCTCCTAGCTGATCATACTAATACATAAGTATAATATATCCTAATAACTTTCAGTTTTGGACCAGAAACCATAGAATCAGTGTCTTGGATTAGACACATGTGCATTTGTACACATGACGCATATATGGACATGTATACCTTCACTTGTGCACCCTTCCTCGGGGCCCTTGGGTCAGTTCTGTTTAACTCAAATGTCTTTAATTGGAATTCATACCTGTCAAATAATGATCATTCTCTTCAGTCCTTGGACTTCTTTCTCCTATCTCAATATGAgtcagcatttttatattttagcacTCTCAGCTTTTTTGGGAGTGCTTTTTTCAACTTCATTTGTCTTAAAACAATCCATCTTTCACCTCATCTGCTCTTTCCACCTCCTACCATTCCcaggacatttttctttccttgtattttttaatataggatATTCTTTTCCTCAGTTGATCGTATTCTCACTTTGCAATTAATATGGAAATCATGTGGCATGGGTTTCTTCAGCTTCTTACCCCTTCACTTACAAACTTACTAGCGTCTGAATTCATTTTCCTTCAACTTCCCTTTGTCTTCAGAGATGTCAGCTTCTTCTGAATCTGTGCTCTGAATATCCATCTATCTCCTCATTCATATATCTTAAACCTCTTTATCTTTCACCTGCTTCTTCCTTTCAGCCTAGAAATACATTTAGCTCATTTTCAACTTCCCTCACAACCTTACAGcaaaaatctcattattttttatctttaactaCCACATCCATTTATTCACCAAATCTTGTTGAATCTTTCTAAATACCCTGGCATCTTCAACTGCCAGTGCTTATGGCCCAGTTCAGACTTTCATCACATCTCTCCAGCTCCTTGTTCTGCTCTCATTTAATCATGGTCCCAGTCTCTCCTCTTCTCTAACTTATAGAATCACAATTATATACTCTATTCACACAAAGTATGTAATACATATCACATACTTTATTGACTTCCACTGCATCCTTCTAAAGTATATGGTAGAGTTGTATCATATGTGCGTTTAACTTACTTGATATCAACTAACAGAATTGGGCAAATTATAAAGCATGAAAACAGTAGGTAATTTTGACTACTAATCTAGTTAGTACCTTTCACCCACAGGCAATAGATGTTAAATAGCCAATGCATGTTGGGGAATCAGTGGTCAAATATTAATAGTTTCTCAACcttaacaaagaaatgaaacagttcATTTTGCCAGTTAGGTGTGTGGTGGGAGTATGTTCTTATCCTTAAAGAAGAAACTAGAGATTAAATTAATTGAGGGCCATAGAGAAACTATGTCCAAcaaagaaaggaattaataaattaTCACTGATAACCTGAAATATAATGGTccatttgaagaatatttaaggGTAGTTTTGATGAAGGCTACTGTTTTTTGCCTTGTCATTGACCCACTAGTGACCTTAACAAATGAAGCCACCTCCTAAACTAAGATTTGGTCCTCATTTAGCAAACGGACGAAATTAAATGATGAGCGTttgtgatatgtgtgtgtatatacacacatacacacatatatatatagtaattcaTTGATAGAGGTGGGAATAAGCCTGTAAAGACAACCTAAAAGAGTTCATCTTTGAGCTGATGAGCATTTTACTTTATTACTAGCTCATCATGAATGAcaacttttaattgttttattaggTATCATTCATAGTGTGCCCCCCCATTGTTTGTTTACTACTGCTTTCTTATGGAATGGTCCTCTTCAAACTTTTTGCTCACTTTTCCTCATCACTATGAATACTTATATATAACCTTTCACCCACTTTTAATTTGATATCTAAATTTCTTCATTATAACTTAAAtagttgtaaataaaattttttgtgtatattaaattgacattttaaaataaaagttaaaatactttTTGTATCCAGTATCATCTTGATACTTACcaacatccatttaaaaaaatatataaactcttCATATCGGAAATTTTATATACCCTCTTTCTCCTTGAACTCGTATCAGTACTTCTCAGCTCTAAATGTAGACATTTTAGTTTAACTTCTTCAATTTCCTGGTGCTCTATGaagttttaagtgtttaaaattttatcattacGAGTTTTAGAAATCAACAGTATGTGAAACAATACATGACAAAGTAGCTATTGGAAGTTCATCTCTTAATGAGGTGGACGAGACTTTTTTCCCTACTTCTCTGTAAAGTGTTAACTCCAGTGTGTGccagaatgaatattttttattgcttgAGTGAAACTGGGTTCAACATTAATTctatctctgtttttcctttttatagattTAATTTGAAAATCTAGTTCACATCAGTAAATAGCTATGGTTAGAACTTAGTAATCCTTTGGCCTTCAGAATTATCCAAAATTATTAAGATTATATTTAATGATCTTCTGACGTgagttctttgattttgttgaaATCAAAAAAGTAACAACATATGACTCAGAAAAGAATTTGATGCCCAGTCAGTACATTTACTTTTAAgcttattgaaaatatattaaaaagatattaataAGATATGACTAGAAGTTATACTCACTGACTGTTTTGCTTAGATACACCTTATTTAACCTAATACATTCAAGAAGTATCAGCACACCAGTTCTCAAACTTCAGggtgcattagaatcacctggtgGGCCTACACACTGATTTCTAGGCTCCATACCCTGAATTTCTGATTCAGGTGGACCTGAGAATTTTAATGTCTAACAAGTTCCCATGAGATGCTGATGCTACAGGTCAGGGAACTATGCTTTGAGGACCACTGGGTTAGGAACTGGATATATTGTTCGAGACCGATATAGTTTTTCGATAAGGTGCTTTTATCATGTGCTTTGAGTAGTTTTGTGTTAAAACCTTGGAACTGCAGATTTACCTCATTCAGTTATAGAAAATGTCTGCCACATAACCTAACTAATAGTCTTTATTATCAAAAGGATCTTGCTTAATCAACctcattttccattattttgataaagtccaactttatttttcaacCCAAGAAAGTGTGGTTAATAGGTGTTCCCATGACATGCCCCTTACTTTGTAATTCTAACATAGTTAAGCCATGACTTTGTCATCTGAATGAAATAAGATGACGCCACCTTcagtattcctttaaaaaatttatctatgCTTTACTTATACAAGATTCGACCTGAAAAGTAATACCCTTTTTGACAGTAGTTGAAGGATAGAGGAGGGAaggacattaaacaaaaattgtcTTCACTCTGTATTTGAATTCAGAACACACCAAAGCACCAGAATACTCAATATCTAATGCCCAACATTGCTCctaaatataatatgtaaagcATAATAAAATATAGACAGAAAGCCCTACCATAATACCTTGGTTAAAAGAAGCTTTGTGGTTTGTAATAATTCTGATTCTCCCTTTGGGGCCCTAGAGGTTTTTGTATCATTTGTCAtcattgttatcatcatcatcatagctaacatttatatagtgaaaactatgtgcctggcattgtTTTAAGTGGCTTCTATATAAACTCCTCTAATCCTCATAATGACCTATGAGGTCAGTGTTACTTTTCCACATTTTATggacagagaggttaattaacttgcccacggttacacagctagtgagtgcTGGAACTCTAGAGCCAGCcactctggctccagagccatGTATTTAACCATAACTTGCATTGCTCTAAAGGATGGATGAGATGTAAGACTCTCTGTTCcaaaatgggagaagggcagttttaaaaaggaatatatacaaAAGTTGAGTATCTGGAAATTGATAATTTCAACATCATTTCTAATGTTTCACTCAACTAGTTGTTAATTGATTCAGGAGATTTCAGTCTGAGTAGGGTACGTAGTACAATCATAGTACAACTgatgaagaaaaaggaggaagatttCCATATAGGTACAGGCCCTAGAAGGCTATTTTCTGTCACTGTGTCATCAAGTtaggagaagaaaagataagCTGGGCTTGCACTAGGAAAATAGTTTGGGTTCTAATTATTTTGTTCTGTTAAGAAACAGCATGTCACAGTATGGTATCTGAAATAtgacagacctggattcaaatcggGTACTCCTAAAAGAAGGCTTTCCAGTTATACACAGTTCTGCCATTTCTGTCATGTGTTCTTTTGTAAACTTCAtctctgagctttattttttcattagcaAAATGAGGGTAATTAAATTTAGGCctacaaataagataaaaagaaacagtgTTTTGTAAATGTAAATGGCTTAATACAGAGTAAATGTTCATTAAGTGGCTGCTATTAGCTCTTATCCCAGTGAAAGCTTGGGGCTTCATCAAACAAGTCAAGGATTGCTTTAGATCATTCACAGATTTGACTGTGCTCTGGAGCTCCTTTGGTTctaataatttagaaatacaCTTGTTCTGTTTGAGGATCCTGAGTTTTgctaaaatgttatttgaaaaatagtgggtacattttataagtttaaaaactatttgaagcagtataatttttaattttataaataaagactCATATTTATAACCTATTATCATATGACTAagtttatgttatatttttcatgttttcattagttcctttatatataatacagcagaaaagaaaacatttttctacagATCTACTCAACTTGTTAGAAAATAATAGATTATTTAACATATTCATTGGatttgaattgttttaaaatatatcataagtAAAATCTCAGAAATTGTTATGCATCTTAAGATGAACAGCTAGTACTCTTTCACACAACCATCTTGCCTCTCCTCGGACAAtaggtatattttaaaactattattacagtagattttttttcttcagaaaaataatcTTAGGAAAATCCTTCTTGAATGTAGGACTTTAAATTAGTTCACCTTTTTGTTCACCTTTTCCCAGATGTGTTATATATGCCACTTAGAGAGTTAATGTTAATCTTTTAGATTCAGAAGTGAAGTTACGATTTCTGATGCTATCTGCTTCTGTAACTAAACTGATTCTTATTTACTGATGTgttgagctgtgtgaccttgggctagttaTTTTAATCACTTTGAGTGAGTCTCCGTTTCCCTATCTATACCCACCGCacagaagaattaaaataatatatgtaaggtATTTAACTCAGTGTCTGACCCATGGGAAAAACAGAGTTGATATTGACCATATAATCCATAGTATTATTATTGGAATGATtgcaagatttaaaaaagagttcATATAAAGCATCTAAGACGGTGCCTGGTATAATATGTGCTCCATTATAAGTTTCTTTCtcaaatttgtatattttcattatgtttatacaccttttttaaaaggtattcaTTGTAAATATTGTTTCAGTGTCCATGAACTGAACATGGCATATAGTAACTAAGTTTCTAAAAATGATGTagctaatgtatttttttctttagcttccaGAGCAGTTGTAGCACAGCATGTTGCTCCACCTCCAGGAATAGTGGAAATAGATAGTGAGAAGTTTGCTTGTCAGTGGTAAGTGGTTTATTTCTATTAAGGCTTTATCCTTGGGAAGAATAAAGCAAAAGGGTAAAGGAAATGTATTTCAACAGTCATCCAGAATGTTTTATTCTGTATTGCTTTTTAGTCAGAGTAGAATATCATTTATACAAAGAAAGGATAATGTAAAACCATTTCACCTGCATTTTAgaacagtttaaaagaaaaatattcatcatAATCTTCAGAATTAAAATAGTCTTTGACTAGAATTTCATCAAATTACACCACTTCTTTTCAGAGTAAAATTTGTGTTAAAATGTTACCCTTTGACTTTGTAGAAAATAAGATTTGTCAGattataaaatctgtttttcttaagtcagtattttattaaaactgaCCAGGActgtctttaagaaaataaaaccagatttTGTTGTTAAATGTCCCTTCTTTTTCATCACAAGCAATACTTCTTGTTCactgatagtttttcttttttgggaataGTAAGTGGAAACTAATCAAATGATAGAAGAGCCAGTGAGTTTACATAGAAATAAGcaacttgaaaataatattttatggagAAGACTGAATAGTCCTATGTCAGCcactttctgaaaaaataaatggagacttGGTTAGATTTCATTTTGTCATGGATAATAGCTTCCACATAGTTTATGAATTTCAACTTAAACTCTTTATAAGATTAACAGACTGAATGTAAAAGATCACTTTCTGATGatgtattactttaaaatttttctttctttgatcccttttctcccattctcGAACATTGTTTGTCTCCCATTCCATGCTCCTGTCATTCTGTGTTCCATATTTTTGGTGCTTTCGTATCTTTGTTCCTGTGGCAGTTTTCTCTAGACTTTTCCACTTTGCTCAAATAAGGTGTATAGTTTTAAATATCTCTAATTTTTTGCTTATTCCTCACCTTCTGTATTTTTACACCTTATACTTGATGAATCTCTTCCAATAATACTTGGAAATGTTTGTCTTCTACGCTGaaaccaaaaaaagttttttgtatcTAGTCCTTTTGAAAATTCAGTACTCAAAGAATTATGAAAGTTGGAAAAAGTATGTGCCACATCCATTGCACAATGTGTGTATATTAGGCATAAATTTGACCTTAAAAATCTCATTTGCATATTTCTGCCAGTTCTagtggagaaggagagaatcattTTAAAGTTATCTTATCATAAGTATTGAGTCCGTTTATATAAACAGCTATACATTGGTCTGTTGTGTATATAGTAAATCCTAGAAAAGAATCCTGTGAAGATAATTTAGCCTCCAATCCTAACTTCTGTATGGATGGAAGTCACTatatgaaaaagacaaactgaAGTTTGAATTACTTTGTAATGGATTAGGAATAAAAGTCTCTGAAATGGGGGAATGGGAGTGTGCAGCATGGAAGAAGTATCATTGTTTAAGGAGTAGTTGGAAGCTTGGGTAAGTTTTTCTCAAGGAATTTGATCCAAGAAGCAACACACGTTTAATTTTAGCTcagtttttcctccattttccaCATCTCCGATGGAAATAGCTCATTATTGggattttctgttatattttacttattgCAAGACAGGAAATTGAGTAGATAGTCATTGAATAATACTTGTTGTAGAGTGAGTATTTGTTGCCAACAGACCAACCCTGTTCTCACTGGGATGTGAGCacagtttttatatttgttgttcatgattttttatactaaaataaatatgattacaTGGTTAATCTCTTTCTATTTGGTTTCATCAATCTAAAACCTAACGTGCATTTTTTGCTAATAACATGAGAGAAATTTGATTAATaggcataaatattatttaataatacattgCCTTCAGATGGTTTtgctatatttaaatatgaactCTTCTATAATCTACTATGCataatgccatttatttttctcctttttaggCTAAATGCTCATTTTGAAGTAAATCCAGATTGTTCTGTCTCTCGAGCAGAAATGTATTCTGAGTACCTCTCAACGTGCAGTAAATTAGCTCGTGGTGGAATCCTAACTTCAACTGGATTTTATAAATGTCTTAGGTAGGATGCATAGTTGTTAACTTCAAACAAAGTTAATGTATATCACTTAGAACACCTCTTGCTCTTTAGACAAAATAACTAtccagttttaaatatttctactaCTTGAAATATTAGCTAGGTTGTAGTAAGGgtgaaaatttaaatacaaggAAATTTTGGAAATCAAACCTGGTGTTTGTATTTGAACATTAGAAGGCTtatcaaagaaagaagagagaaactttTTTCTACCTACTTTTATATGTTAGAGACATGACTTTTGCCCTTTGTAGTCTTGAATAATAGTCTATAGCTAATACTCTTGTCATCAGATATCAAGGCTTTTTGATATTTTGCAAAGTTCATAAAATAGACACTGATTGCCTAGATGCAGCTTTTTTGTTAATTATATATGCAATAGAATTATTTAAAACCCCCACAGTGttaataaataatgattttaaaaattggagaattgatcttttatgttttttctttgctcCCTATCCTTACAGAATCTATAACTATATGAATCATACTGGTTCATAATGAGTAGCAGCAAATGTCCTGCTGCTGTTATGTAAACACTGTTAGAAGTCAGTGTTTTTTGCTCGTGTGCTAGTTAACAAAACTAAGCATGTATGTACTTTACAGAACGGTCTTTCCAAATCATACAGTGAAGAGAGTGGAGGATTCCAGCAGCAACGGGCAGGCACATATTCATGTGGTCGGAGTAAAACGGAGGGCTATACCACTTCCCATTCAGATGTACTATCAGCAGCAACCAGTCTCTACTCCTGTTGTTCGTGTTGATTCTGTTCCTGATGTATCTCCAAGTCCTTCACCTGCAGGTATTAATTTTTGAGTTTTAGGTATTACTAacttaataagtaaaaaaatgaaaaaggatattatataaatttaaaatgtatagtttttccttgtttttccagTAACATTTTCTTGCTTATTCTATTACTTATTATCATATTCATGTGATGCAAAGTAGTTAGATGTTAatttcttaaaactatttttttcttgtgttaagtaaaataatgcCTACCTGCAGCTTTCAGTCATTTCATTACAAATTTTGGCTTTTCCCTCCTATTTTTCAGGAATCCCTCATGGACCACAAAGTGTAGGAAACCATTTTCAGAGGACTTCTGTTACCAACCAATCTTCAAATTTGACTGCAACACAAATGTCTTTTCCAGTACAAGGTGTTCATACTGTGGCACAGACTGTTTCAAGAATTCCACCAAATCCTACAGTTCATACCCACCAGCAGCAAAATGCTCCAgtgactgtcattcaaaataaagcTCCAATTCCTTGTGAAGTTGTTAAGGCTACAGTAATTCAGAATTCTCTACCCCAGACAGCAGTTCCTGTTAGTATTGCTGTGGGAGGAGGAGCTGCTcagagttctgtggttcagaatCATAGTACAGGACCACAACCCGTTACAGTTGTAAATTCCCAGACATTGCTTCATCATCCATCTGTAATTCCACAACAGTCTCCATTACACACAGTGGTACCAGGACAGATACCTTCCGGCACTCCTGTTACAGTAATTCAACAAGCCGTCCCACAGAGTCATATATTTGGCAGAGTACAGAACATACCAGCATGTACTTCTACAGTTTCACAGGGTCAACCGTTAATCACCACATCACCCCAGCCTGTGCAAACTTCATCTCAACAAACATCAGCTGGTAGCCAGCCACAAGACACCGTTATCATAGCACCTTCACAGTACGTAACAACTTCTGCATCCAATATTGTCTCAGCAACGTCCGTACAGAATTTTCAGGTAGCTACAGGACAGATGGTTACCATTGCTGGTGTCCCAAGTCCACAACCCTCAAGAGTAGGGTTTCAGAACATTGCACCAAAACCTCTCCCTTCTCAGCAAGTTTCATCAACAGTGGTACAACAGCCCATTCAACAACCACAGCAGCCAACCCAACAAAGCGTAGTGATTGTAAGCCAGCCGGCTCAACAAGGTCAAACTTATGCACCAGCCATTCACCAAATTGTTCTTGCTAATCCAGCAGCTCTTCCAGCTGGTCAGACAGTTCAGCTAACTGGGCAACCAAACATAACTCCATCTTCCTCACCATCACCTGTCCCAGCTACTAATAACCAAGTCCCAACTGCCATGTCATCTTCTTCCGCCCCTCAGTCACAAGGACCACCTCCTACCGTCAGTCAGATGCTGTCTGTgaagaggcagcagcagcagcagcattcaCCAGCGCCCTCACCACAACAGGTACAAGTACAGGTTCAGCAGCCACAACAAGTACAGATGCAAGTTCAGCCACAGCAGACAAACGCAGGCGTTGGTCAGCCTGCTTCTGGTGAGTCAAGTCTGATAAAACAGTTGCTGCTTCCAAAGCGTGGTCCTTCAACACCAGGTGGTAAGCTAATTCTCCCAGCTCCACAGATTCCTCCCCCTAATAATGCTAGAGCTCCTAGCCCTCAGGTGGTATACCAGGTGGCCAATAACCAAGCAGCAGGTTTTGGAGTGCAGGGGCAAACTTCAGCTCAGCAGCTATTGGTTGGGCAGCAAAATGTTCAGTTGGTCCAAAGTGCAATGCCACCTGCAGGGGGAGTGCAAACTGTGCCCATCTCGAACTTACAAATATTGCCAGGCCCGCTGATCTCAAATAGCCCAGCAACCATTTTCCAAGGGACTTCTGGCAACCAGGTAACCATAACAGTTGTGCCAAATACAAGTTTTGCAACTGCAACTGTgagtcagggaaatgcaactcagCTCATTGCTCCAGCAGGAATTACTATGAGTGGGACGCAAGCAGGAGTTGGACTTCAGGTGCAAACGCTTCCAGCCACTCAGACATCTCCAGCTGGACAATCATCCTGTACTACTGCTACTCCCCCGTTCAAAGGTGATAAGATAATTTGCcaaaaggaggaggaagcaaaAGAAGCAACAGGTTTACATGTTCATGAACGTAAGATTGAAGTCATGGAGAACCCGTCCTGCCGACGAGGAACCACAAACACCAGCAATGGGgatacaaaggaaaatgaaatgcagGTGGGAAGTCTTTTAAATGGGAGAAAGTACAGTGACTCAAGTCTACCTCCTTCAAACTCAGGGAAAATTCAAAGTGAGGCTAATCAGTGCTCACTAATCAGTAATGGGCCATCGTTAGAATTAGGTGAGAATGGAACGTCCGGAAAACAGAACTCAGAACAAATCGACATGCAGGATATCAAAAGTGATTTGAAAAAACCTCTGGTTAATGGAATCTGTGATTTTGATAAAGGAGATGGTTCTCATTTAAGCAAAAACATTCCAAATCACAAAACTTCCAATCACGTAGGAAATGGCGAGATATCTCCAATGGAACCACAAGGGACTTTAGATGCCACTCAGCAAGATACTGCCAAAGGTGATCAACTAGAAAGAATTTCTAATGGACCTATATTAACTTTGGGTGGTTCACCATCTGTGAGCAGTATACAGGAGGCTCCAAATGTGGCGACACAGCAGTTTAGTGGTACTGATTTGCCTAATGGACCTCTAGCTTCAAGTTTGAATTCAGATGTGCCTCAGCAACGCCCAAGTGTAGTTGTCTCACCACATTCTACAACCTCTGTTATACAGGGGCATCAAGTCGTAGCAGTTCCCCACTCAGGATCAAGAGTGTCCCATTCTCCTGCCCTGTCATCTGACGTTCGGTCTACAAATGGCACAGCAGAATGCAAAACTGTAAAGAGGCCAGCAGAGGATAATGATAGGGAAACAGTCACAGGAATTCCAAATAAAGTAGGAGTTAGAATTGTTACAATCAGTGACCCCAACAATGCTGGCTGCAGTGCAACAATGGTTGCCGTGCCAGCAGGAGCAGATCCAAGCACTGTAGCGAAAGTAGCAATAGAAAGTGCTGTTCAGCAAAAGCAACAGCATCCACCAACATACGTACAGAATGTGGTCCCACAGGTAAGTCGTTCTGCTATCATATTGCACTTAGAAATTTCTGATTTGTAAATAGGATTTTAGGGAAAAATGCACTGTTGTTCCATGCCTCATCTTGAAAAGGTAATTGTGTCTGCTCACTAATGTACTCAGGTTCTCGTGCtcttattttttggtgttttttggtATTATACAGTTTTCAATTGTTAACTTTAGCACGTGGTTTGAAGTCTTTCAATTTTGTTATAGACCCAAATTAGTAATTTTATAGACCCAAGATAGAGGAGTACTTGCTAATCTGACAtcttttagagaattttttaaatgtttatttattgagcgCGCGCAAGGgagagcgtgtgtgcatgtgcacgagtgggggaagggcagagagagggggagagagactcccaagcaggctccgcgctgccagtgcagagcccagtgcgggtctggaacccacaaattgtgagatcatgaccggagccaaaatcaagagttgggtgcttaactgaatgaaccacccaggtgctgtttagagactttttaaatgtaagttaGTCTCCTTTTGGTCTCCTTTGGAAGGGGATGCTAAAACCACTTTAAAAGGGAGTTGCTGTATTTGATTTTGATGTATGTTTTTATGGCTTGTTTCACagttcttttgtaaaaaaaaaaaaaaagatgaatcccATAAGAACTGTATCAAGTGTGTtcttattatatttacatattgacTTAGTTgcctttattctttaaaaagtgttataatttcagtttctttcagcaATTCTGATATTCTTGCTGCTGTGTTTCTTACTCCTTTGCCCTACTATCATGTTTCTGCTATTCCCTCTTTAATATCTCCTATCTGATCTGTACACTTTAGTAAATACAAGTGTTTTCTAACATCAGTGCTACTGAGTTGAGGGTCATTCTGCCTGTAAAGTTTTTAAGGACAGTCTTGCATGCTGTTTCCACTGAAACTAGGGGTTTGCTTCACAGACAGTTGTCTGTCACCTATTTCCTGGATTACTTTTTCTTCACTCTCTTTGCTAAGTACTCCGTAGCCAGACCCTTCTATGACTCACCAGCTCTGCTAGCAGTCTTCTGACTTGGGTTTTGTCTCTGTGCTTCTGGTGTTTACAGCAGATCTATGGCCATTGTTGGCATTAGTACCAAATTTAGCAGTGGAGGGGTCagcaaaataaaagatgaaagaacaaagaatCCCTTGGTTCAGAACACTTCATCCACTGATATGCATCTTTTTTCATGTGGGTGGATAAAACTGGACAGTGCTGTCTGGAGGTATAATGAGATTTGAATTCATATGTCAGTACTACCTTGCTTAGGTTTATCTTTATTGCAAGGTACCTAAATAGGTTGAGTATTCTTTAGTTGATGGTATATACATGGCAATAATTAATACTGAGTTTTGGCGAAAAATACTAAATCAGTTTTACTCAAACTGCCATGCTGCTCTTTGAGTTTTTCATCCATTaagcacattaatttttttttttaatggtgcagtgtctggcatatagtattCAGTAAGTTGgatctttatatttttcctacaTTTAATAATTTCCCAGTTCACCTTGATTATGTTCCTAACtctgttttttcctctcagaTTCCCTTATAATCCTAAATAGTTATAATAGACTAAGCCAAGTGAGAGAAAAACT
Proteins encoded in this region:
- the ARID2 gene encoding AT-rich interactive domain-containing protein 2, which produces MLEVSEKNQWGEIVEEFNFPRSCSNAAFALKQYYLRYLEKYEKVHHFGEDDDEVPPGNPKPQLPIGAIPSSYNYQQHSVSDYLRQSYGLSMDFNSPNDYNKLVLSLLSGLPNEVDFAINVCTLLSNESKHVMQLEKDPKIITLLLANAGVFDDTLGSFSTVFGEEWKEKTDRDFVKFWKDIVDDNEVRDLISDRNKSHEGTSGEWIWESLFHPPRKLGINDIEGQRVLQIAVILRNLSFEEGNVKLLAANRTCLRFLLLSAHSHFISLRQLGLDTLGNIAAELLLDPVDFKTTHLMFHTVTKCLMSRDRFLKMRGMEILGNLCKAEDNGVLICEYVDQDSYREIICHLTLPDVLLVISTLEVLYMLTEMGDVACTKIAKVEKSIDMLVCLVSMDIQMFGPDALAAVKLVEHPSSSHQVLSEIRPQAVEQVQTQTHVASTPASRAVVAQHVAPPPGIVEIDSEKFACQWLNAHFEVNPDCSVSRAEMYSEYLSTCSKLARGGILTSTGFYKCLRTVFPNHTVKRVEDSSSNGQAHIHVVGVKRRAIPLPIQMYYQQQPVSTPVVRVDSVPDVSPSPSPAGIPHGPQSVGNHFQRTSVTNQSSNLTATQMSFPVQGVHTVAQTVSRIPPNPTVHTHQQQNAPVTVIQNKAPIPCEVVKATVIQNSLPQTAVPVSIAVGGGAAQSSVVQNHSTGPQPVTVVNSQTLLHHPSVIPQQSPLHTVVPGQIPSGTPVTVIQQAVPQSHIFGRVQNIPACTSTVSQGQPLITTSPQPVQTSSQQTSAGSQPQDTVIIAPSQYVTTSASNIVSATSVQNFQVATGQMVTIAGVPSPQPSRVGFQNIAPKPLPSQQVSSTVVQQPIQQPQQPTQQSVVIVSQPAQQGQTYAPAIHQIVLANPAALPAGQTVQLTGQPNITPSSSPSPVPATNNQVPTAMSSSSAPQSQGPPPTVSQMLSVKRQQQQQHSPAPSPQQVQVQVQQPQQVQMQVQPQQTNAGVGQPASGESSLIKQLLLPKRGPSTPGGKLILPAPQIPPPNNARAPSPQVVYQVANNQAAGFGVQGQTSAQQLLVGQQNVQLVQSAMPPAGGVQTVPISNLQILPGPLISNSPATIFQGTSGNQVTITVVPNTSFATATVSQGNATQLIAPAGITMSGTQAGVGLQVQTLPATQTSPAGQSSCTTATPPFKGDKIICQKEEEAKEATGLHVHERKIEVMENPSCRRGTTNTSNGDTKENEMQVGSLLNGRKYSDSSLPPSNSGKIQSEANQCSLISNGPSLELGENGTSGKQNSEQIDMQDIKSDLKKPLVNGICDFDKGDGSHLSKNIPNHKTSNHVGNGEISPMEPQGTLDATQQDTAKGDQLERISNGPILTLGGSPSVSSIQEAPNVATQQFSGTDLPNGPLASSLNSDVPQQRPSVVVSPHSTTSVIQGHQVVAVPHSGSRVSHSPALSSDVRSTNGTAECKTVKRPAEDNDRETVTGIPNKVGVRIVTISDPNNAGCSATMVAVPAGADPSTVAKVAIESAVQQKQQHPPTYVQNVVPQGFGDVKEAPGPQEGTLRLAECAGLKRLQGNVPAENGQQNTPMTPSPAAQVQNQPSTSQPSPFSASSQQGDPVRKPGHNFMCLWQSCKKWFQTPSQVFYHAATEHGGKDVYPGQCLWEGCEPFQRQRFSFITHLQDKHCSKDALLAGLKQDEPGQAGSQKSSTKQPAVGGTSSTPRAQKAIVNHPSAALMALRRGSRNLVFRDFTDEKEGPITKHIRLTAALILKNIGKYSECGRRLLKRHENNLSVLAISNMEASSTLAKCLYELNFTVQSKEQEKDSEMLQ